Proteins co-encoded in one Melioribacteraceae bacterium genomic window:
- a CDS encoding MFS transporter: MTSTENKTSGKQTWRFPKDFWLANLMELFERAAYYGFFIVLTLYLTDIVGFNDKETGIVAGIFFAGLYFLPPFVGAISDKIGFKNGLILAFSLLTIGYFLLGVWHSKMLVILFLIISMIGGSFIKPLITGTVAKTTNEDNRARGYALFYWVVNIGSFSGKTFVPFIRQGLGLEYVNFFSAAMSFIALLFAIFFFKQVDTGHKSKTINDVLTSLKKIFSTPRLIILILIVTGFWIIQHQLYATMPKYVIRLLGDDARPEWLANVNPLVVVLFVVLITQLMKNKKAVTSMLVGMLLMPFSALAMAGSQTLEGITGDAVSIFGWFALHPLTVMMILGIGIQGLAECFISPRFLEYFSLQAPKGEEGVYLGFSHLHSFFSALTGFIMSGFLLDNYCPDPKTLPAGLTEIERAAYYQDAHLIWYYFLAIGLVAAIALFIYKIVTERIDKKKQAA, translated from the coding sequence ATGACTTCAACAGAAAACAAAACGTCAGGCAAACAGACATGGAGATTTCCAAAGGATTTCTGGCTCGCAAATTTAATGGAGTTGTTTGAACGCGCTGCTTATTACGGATTTTTTATTGTGCTGACTTTATACCTTACCGACATAGTCGGGTTCAACGACAAAGAGACCGGAATTGTAGCCGGTATTTTCTTTGCAGGATTGTATTTTCTTCCTCCATTTGTAGGCGCGATAAGCGATAAGATAGGATTTAAGAACGGACTTATTCTGGCCTTTTCACTTTTAACAATCGGATATTTTCTTTTAGGCGTCTGGCATTCCAAAATGCTTGTCATTCTTTTCTTAATCATCTCGATGATCGGCGGTTCATTTATTAAACCGTTAATAACCGGGACAGTGGCAAAGACAACCAACGAAGACAACCGCGCACGGGGATATGCTCTTTTCTATTGGGTTGTCAATATCGGTTCATTCAGCGGAAAAACTTTCGTTCCTTTTATAAGACAGGGTTTAGGATTAGAATATGTCAATTTCTTTTCTGCGGCAATGTCTTTTATTGCGCTTCTATTTGCGATCTTTTTTTTCAAGCAGGTTGATACCGGGCATAAGAGTAAAACTATTAATGATGTATTGACTTCTCTAAAGAAGATCTTCTCAACGCCAAGGCTAATTATATTAATACTGATTGTAACCGGATTCTGGATAATTCAGCATCAGCTATATGCAACAATGCCTAAATATGTAATACGACTGTTGGGTGACGATGCACGTCCGGAATGGCTCGCAAATGTTAATCCGCTTGTAGTTGTATTGTTTGTAGTACTGATTACACAGTTAATGAAGAATAAAAAAGCGGTAACATCAATGCTGGTTGGAATGCTTCTGATGCCTTTCTCAGCTCTGGCGATGGCCGGAAGCCAAACACTCGAAGGTATAACCGGGGATGCAGTTTCAATATTCGGATGGTTTGCCCTTCACCCGCTAACAGTGATGATGATACTGGGAATTGGGATTCAGGGACTGGCGGAGTGTTTTATTTCGCCTAGGTTTCTAGAATATTTTTCACTGCAAGCACCAAAAGGTGAAGAAGGTGTTTATCTGGGATTCAGCCACCTTCATTCTTTTTTCTCGGCGCTAACCGGTTTTATTATGTCGGGATTTCTGCTTGATAATTACTGTCCCGATCCCAAGACATTACCCGCAGGGTTAACCGAAATAGAGCGTGCGGCCTACTACCAGGATGCACACCTGATCTGGTATTATTTCCTTGCGATCGGATTGGTTGCCGCAATCGCTTTGTTCATTTATAAAATTGTTACTGAACGAATTGATAAGAAAAAGCAGGCAGCCTGA
- a CDS encoding guanosine monophosphate reductase, which yields MKIYSKKELNQYSLSLTYDDISLIPLEISQVKTRNEINTRTTVAGVEVSVPVISSPMDTVTGIEMAKELSNLGCIGILNRFNSSLSELVGSGNLIEGIKAVSISLTAEDSIIAPLAERGIIICIDTANANNAFVLRKCEEIKSRYNSKVIVGNIAHGSTLKQLVDAGADAVRIGIGGGSVCTTSVQTGIGIGQVSSLLDVYFTKLEQKLDIVLIADGGIKSPGDVAKALACGADVVMLGRMLAGTKETPGEVIKYNDQLWKKYRGSASFGVKMKNEFIEGEETLVPYKGAVKNVINGISDGLRSAMSYLNCNSLKELNNIDSFAVLSTSSYLERLPRK from the coding sequence ATGAAAATCTATTCTAAAAAAGAATTGAATCAGTATTCTCTTTCACTTACTTACGACGATATAAGTCTTATCCCGCTAGAGATATCCCAGGTTAAAACAAGGAACGAAATAAACACACGGACAACCGTTGCAGGTGTTGAAGTTTCTGTGCCTGTTATTTCCAGCCCGATGGATACTGTAACTGGAATTGAGATGGCAAAAGAACTATCTAATCTTGGATGCATTGGGATACTCAACCGTTTTAATTCTTCTCTTTCGGAACTGGTCGGCAGCGGTAATTTGATTGAGGGTATTAAAGCTGTCTCAATTAGCCTTACTGCAGAGGACTCAATTATTGCACCCCTGGCTGAAAGGGGAATAATTATCTGTATTGATACTGCTAACGCAAATAATGCATTCGTATTAAGGAAATGTGAAGAAATTAAATCCAGGTATAACTCTAAAGTAATTGTCGGAAATATTGCGCACGGATCTACACTTAAACAGCTTGTAGATGCCGGTGCTGATGCCGTAAGAATAGGTATCGGAGGCGGAAGCGTTTGTACAACATCTGTTCAGACGGGAATCGGAATTGGACAGGTATCATCCCTGCTCGATGTTTATTTTACAAAACTTGAACAGAAACTCGATATAGTACTTATTGCTGACGGGGGAATTAAGAGCCCCGGAGATGTTGCAAAAGCTCTTGCTTGCGGAGCAGATGTTGTTATGCTCGGAAGAATGCTGGCCGGTACTAAGGAGACTCCGGGTGAGGTGATAAAATATAATGACCAGTTGTGGAAGAAATACAGAGGTTCTGCATCCTTCGGTGTTAAAATGAAAAATGAATTTATTGAAGGGGAGGAAACTCTTGTCCCATATAAGGGAGCTGTAAAAAATGTTATCAACGGTATCTCGGACGGTCTTAGAAGCGCAATGAGTTATCTGAATTGCAATTCGTTAAAAGAACTGAATAATATAGATAGCTTTGCTGTTCTTAGCACAAGTTCCTACCTCGAAAGGTTGCCGCGTAAATAA
- a CDS encoding pitrilysin family protein, with the protein MNNIKITHLPNGITVISEKITHVKSFSLGFWFNVGSRDENFNNNGISHFLEHMFFKGTRKRSARKIAEDIESLGGYLNAFTSKEHTCFYGRGLIEHIEQTFEVLADMIQNSVFSPKEIVRESGVVIDELYDIEDSPDELIFDKFENNVFNGNSLAMPIIGTEKNLRSFKQKDLKKYVNENYTLENLFIVASGNINHSKLLSFVNKYVEHKSQSSRPEIRDVKLNPCSDLFVEKDTQQVHYIIGKTTYGTKDKKRIGVNLLSHILGEGSSSRLFQKIREENGIAYQVNSFLNSFYDISTFGVYLSTNEKSVYKAQKLILEEFNKIKSRKVSDTELSRAKEYLIGNMLMSLESTTNRMLRIAQSVIYFNKVKSVEETIRKINAVSAEEIRDLSNEIFENGTMTRVILSPKNLLLQRVA; encoded by the coding sequence TTGAACAATATAAAAATTACACATCTGCCAAACGGTATAACCGTCATTTCTGAAAAAATTACTCATGTAAAATCCTTCTCTCTAGGATTCTGGTTTAATGTCGGTTCCCGTGATGAGAATTTTAATAATAACGGTATTAGTCATTTCCTCGAACATATGTTTTTTAAAGGAACCCGTAAAAGGAGTGCCAGAAAAATTGCTGAGGATATCGAATCACTCGGCGGTTACCTGAATGCTTTTACCTCAAAAGAACATACCTGTTTTTACGGCCGGGGTCTTATTGAGCATATTGAACAGACTTTCGAAGTTCTTGCTGATATGATCCAGAACTCTGTTTTTAGTCCTAAAGAAATTGTAAGGGAATCCGGAGTCGTAATTGATGAATTGTATGATATAGAGGATTCGCCTGACGAGTTGATATTCGACAAATTCGAGAATAATGTGTTTAACGGAAATTCGCTTGCTATGCCTATAATTGGAACCGAAAAAAATCTCAGATCTTTCAAACAGAAGGATCTTAAAAAGTATGTGAATGAAAATTACACTCTCGAAAATCTTTTTATTGTCGCATCCGGAAATATTAACCACAGCAAACTTCTTTCTTTTGTTAATAAGTATGTTGAGCATAAATCCCAATCATCCCGTCCGGAAATTAGAGATGTAAAACTGAATCCCTGTTCCGATCTTTTTGTTGAGAAAGATACTCAGCAGGTCCATTACATTATCGGAAAAACCACTTACGGAACAAAGGATAAAAAACGGATCGGCGTTAATCTACTTTCTCATATACTCGGCGAAGGGAGCAGCTCGCGGCTTTTCCAGAAAATAAGAGAGGAGAATGGAATTGCCTACCAGGTTAATTCATTTCTAAATTCGTTCTATGATATTTCGACTTTCGGTGTATATCTTTCAACGAACGAAAAGTCAGTCTATAAAGCTCAAAAACTTATTCTGGAAGAATTTAATAAAATTAAAAGCAGGAAAGTAAGCGATACTGAGCTTAGTCGTGCAAAAGAATATTTAATTGGAAATATGCTTATGAGTCTGGAAAGCACTACCAATAGAATGCTGAGAATTGCCCAGTCAGTAATCTATTTTAACAAAGTGAAAAGTGTTGAAGAGACGATTCGCAAAATTAATGCGGTTTCGGCAGAAGAAATCAGGGATCTTTCCAATGAAATTTTTGAAAATGGAACAATGACAAGAGTAATTTTATCTCCGAAAAATTTACTCCTTCAACGAGTCGC
- a CDS encoding N-acetylmuramoyl-L-alanine amidase, whose protein sequence is MKKINIAFILLSLVLFVKCTTINLPLYEIPPDWKDETVRTKTISDYSKYLYGKKIFLDPGHGGEDRRNKSRSGDVVEADVNLSVALFLKDYLNSAGVQVFLSRDKDETVQLARRSELADSSGADLFISIHHNAPAKWEDDWTNYTSTYYHAKETDYEYEPCERDLARYIQRDLSYVMRNPGGLGSFDGTYSDYLIYPGEGFSVLRRTKIPSVLVECAFHTNRLEELRLNDETFNRIQAWGIFRGIAKYFRAGIPSIEFLPDSSVNYESGSQLLFLLKDSTGINPRSIFVYLDRNEIKFDYDEKNRLLRIDAGNLNDQEKNLRIICANKNGNHSLPFHRKIVMIDSRPELIKLD, encoded by the coding sequence ATGAAAAAAATAAATATTGCTTTTATTCTATTGTCTTTGGTTCTGTTTGTTAAATGCACAACGATAAATCTGCCGTTATATGAAATCCCTCCCGACTGGAAGGATGAAACTGTTAGAACAAAAACCATATCGGATTACTCAAAGTACCTGTACGGGAAAAAGATTTTTCTGGATCCCGGACACGGTGGCGAAGACAGAAGAAATAAAAGCCGTTCGGGCGATGTTGTTGAAGCAGATGTAAATCTAAGTGTAGCACTTTTTCTGAAGGATTATCTTAATTCTGCAGGTGTTCAAGTATTCTTATCGCGTGATAAGGACGAAACCGTTCAGCTCGCCCGCCGTTCTGAATTGGCCGATTCAAGCGGTGCCGATCTCTTCATCAGTATTCATCATAACGCTCCCGCAAAATGGGAGGACGACTGGACCAATTACACTTCAACGTATTATCACGCTAAGGAGACCGATTACGAATATGAACCGTGCGAGCGGGATCTCGCCCGCTACATCCAGAGGGATCTCTCTTACGTTATGAGAAATCCTGGCGGACTCGGATCATTCGACGGAACCTATTCGGATTATCTGATCTATCCGGGTGAAGGGTTTTCTGTTCTGCGAAGGACTAAGATACCATCAGTTCTTGTTGAATGCGCATTCCACACTAACCGTCTGGAAGAGCTCAGACTGAATGATGAAACATTTAACAGAATTCAGGCGTGGGGAATTTTTAGAGGTATTGCAAAGTATTTTCGGGCCGGTATTCCTTCAATCGAATTTTTGCCGGACAGTTCTGTAAATTATGAGAGCGGGTCTCAGCTCCTTTTTCTGCTTAAAGATTCTACGGGTATTAATCCGAGGTCCATCTTTGTTTATCTGGACAGGAATGAAATAAAATTCGATTATGACGAGAAAAACCGGCTGCTGAGAATTGATGCAGGCAATTTAAACGATCAGGAAAAAAATCTGAGAATAATCTGTGCAAATAAAAACGGGAACCATTCATTACCTTTTCACCGCAAAATTGTAATGATTGATTCCCGTCCGGAATTAATTAAACTAGATTGA